The nucleotide window TCATTCTGATGTCATCCCCTGCCTCTGGAGTCTCAGGACCTGCTCCCCATATCACCTTTCCTCTGCCTTTCTGTAGATCTTCAAGAAGGCACTTAGGGCCCTCCTGGGTCATGGAGGGCAGCCTCCTCATCTGAACATCCTTACACATAGGCAACATCCACAGGCTCTGAAGATGAGGACCAGCTTCTTTGCTGGTCTGTGTACTAACGAAGCCgttctctttccttctcagaaCTCTATCCTGTGgattctgatacactgtgctcAAGTGGTATTTTCAAACTTGACAACCATAATTTGGCTTCCTTGCTGACTGTTCCTCTTCTGTGTAAGTCCACAGGCCCTTGGGGCTGGCCTTGGTCTCAGgacactctcctggactcctgtGATTCATAAATCCCTCacctctgtctttattttttaccTCTTCCCCAGATCTTGGGTTCTggtatgtagaacaggctggcttggaactcatgaaGACCCACTTGTTTCTGACTCTGGAGTACTAGGATGGGAAGcctttgccaccatgcctggcttgtgttCATCATACTGAATAGTTTAACTAACAAAATAGAATTCGGGTTTTCCCACAAGCTAAAGTATAATCAGGTTCTCAGACTGGAGTACACAGAGCTCCATTGAATTGATAAAGTGGCACTTAAGGGCAAGAGAGTGTCCCCCATGTTACTCCGTGGCACAGGAGCCCTCAAATAATAAAGGAAGTACTCTTTCATTGCCTTCTCTGTGTCTTCCATATGGACATCGTCATGTTATGAATGTTGCAAACAGACCAACCCTTACTTTCTCAATAAGCATTGTCAAAAGGCAACTGGTGAGGTGGctaagcaggtaaaggtgcttggcacCACGcctgtatgcacatatgtgtgtgtgtatctgtgagaaAACTTTGTATTCATCATGCCTAGCACATAGCACAGTGGGTAATCCTAACTCTCAGGAATATTATTCCCAGAAACTCTCCTGGAATATCAAATTAAGCTGAATGGCCTTTTTCCTTTCATAACACACTAGACAATATCTTCTCTACCACATTATGAAAACGTCCCATCATCTACTTCCATAATTAAGATTGCAAACCTCTTGAGGCAGAGACCATGTCGTTCATTTTTTCACCCTAATGCTGAAGTAGTAGTGTCCATCATTCAGCAGGCATTCCAAAaatgtttattaaaccaatttccATCATACTTCCCAACCATTTTTTGAAAGTCTGAAGAGATTTCTTGAAGTGTTTTTGAGGGGCTCTAGCAGGCCCAAGCATGGTAAACATGGTGCCAACAAGTTTCGCCTTTTACCCTCCTctcccttgctaaaaaccattagatggcattcctaaagctagtccccaaggtccattcccttatttgtccactgactcattcctgagacaaaacaccaagatccaacaatcaaaattcattatttggctaaTATGTCCAGTCAGGATTTACCAACTCACCCTAGCAGAGagtctcctttttctccttaaaatccCATCCCTGCAGAAATACCTGCTAGTTTCCTTGCTGCTACTGCCTTTGCAGCCTCCCCCCCAaggtaataaatctcctttgtgctaagAATTTGATGTCCTGTATGGATGGGAGTGGGGTGTATGTCTGATCACCTGTAACCACCATGTTGCTTTTCTCTTAAACCTCTAATGCACAGTCTTTGCCGTCGTCTAATTCCCCTATCTTCCTTATGGACAGTGACTTCAACTGTTAGTAGTGTTTATCCAATAATATCCCGAAATCTTCCTTCGCAAAGACTGAGACTCCTATTCCTTTGAACCCTCTCTTCCATACCTTGACACACATTATGCCATAATCTCAAAACTATGGGAATCAGGCCTCATGGTGAAAATTCTAGTTTAGTTGGGAACAGGTATTAAAGAGGCTAcatcaaaatgtatatattaatttttttaacatgATGACCAGTGGGCCAAGTGTTTGCAAACTAAATGTAGCCTATCCCCAGCTTTTTGTTCTAAAAGCTGGGCCTCAGCCTTTGACCCTTGCAAGACTAGCAAAAAGCACTGGTTCTGGCAGCAGAGGCTCCAGCCTTTTCCATTTAGAACATTCAAGTTTTACTGCAGAAAGCTTCATCTTTTGAGTGCAAGGGAacctttttccttatttttctgcaTTATAAAGCCTTTCATTTTGAAGGTTATGGCAGTTTCTGGAGGCTTCTTTGAGGGAATAGAACGGGATATTAGAGCCTTTTACTTAGAAAAGATCATAgctggggctgaaaagatggcagaGTGCAGGgcagtaaaggcatttgctgctcaTTTTCTCAGCACCTGCTGTCAGGAGGCTCTTAAGGCCAGCTCCTAAGGATACAAGCCCTCCTCTAGCCTCTGGTGACACTCTCgtatgtataaaaaataaaacttcctaAAACCACCGTAGTAGTTTAGGGCACAGTCTCAATGTTGTCATCTGAGAAAACATAAAGCTGACTGCATCCTTTGGTTATTCGTTTCTTACGACATTTACGagcaaaatgaaaaaggaagggaggaagggagggaaggaaggaaggaaggaaagaaggaagaaagggaggggaggaaggaaggaaggaaaggaaaggaagaagaaagaaagaaatgttgtgtacgcctttaatcccaagacagGCCTGGTattcatagcaagttccaggacaacgaGGGCGACATAatgaaacttgtctcaaaaaaccacaataAAAAAGAACTAGTATGATGTATTTTATACGTATGGAGAAACGGGAGAGAATGGCGCAGGGTGGAGGGGTACACAGCTAGGTGAGTTCTCCAGGAGGACAAATGGGGAAATAGCGAACAACAACAAACGAACTTGAAGAAACGGAAGCGACTGTCAGTTCCTCGTGGAACTCCAGGCCCTGGAGTTGCATCCGGGGCAGGATTTGGCGCCATCCGCTTGTTGGAGCGCCCGGAACCCTCGCAGCGCGTCCTTGAAGGTTTCCAGTCGGTGAGCAGAAGCAACTTCCGGCTGCTCCGGAAGTTGTGGGATCGTTTCCGGGGCGGCCAGAGGAGTGGAGCTCCGATGGGTCGTAGCCGTAGCCGCTCCCCGCGGAGGGGTGAGTTCAGAAGGTCGTGCGGCTCGGGACGCTGACAGGCGCTCCCTGCGTCCTCAGCCCGGAGGGACGGAGAGGGTGCGGGACGGGGCGAGGCCGGGGCCTGCGCTGCTCAGCCCGGCCCTCAGTTAGAGTTCAGTTCCTTCGCTTAGCTTCTGGGTGACCGTGCATATGTCAACCCACCGTTCTTTTAGTTCTGTGCCCGTAATCATCGTGGGTAACTTTACCCACGATGTGGGAATTAACCTCACACATTCATCATGTGATTGCCCTGGCTCACAAATGCTTACTAAATGTTAGTGCCTTGCCCAGGTCATTAGTCGGAAGTGTTTAGAATTTGATACCGGGTGGCCTAATGTCTTCTGTACCCATGCCCCCGAGGGTACAGTACTGAGGCAGGGGTAAGGTGGGACTGTGGAAAACTCAGAGAGTTTTTGTGCCCTTAGCCATGTTAAGGGATTAGAATTAGAGTCTCTAGATGTTTAGAACAAGGCTCGTCTTCAGCTGGTGAATACTCTTGATTTTCTTACTAGACAACCAGGACCTCAAGCAAATTGAGCCATTACAGTGCTGTAAATTTACAATAGTCAGTGGGTTTCCTTTGGGGGGAAAATACTTATTTTGTAGCATTATCCTTTACTTTGACCAATTTACTAATTAGTACAAGAAATGGTAGATTGAacaagttgggggggggggactataCCCTCATACACAGCCATATTTTCAAAAAGCACAAAACTTTgtgttaaaaatataatttatcagGTAATACAATTGAATACTAAGCTATTGTATAAACAGTAGAAATACGGGGTGATTTTAAATATACCACATTGCCTAACTTTAAGTGAAATTATGTGTTGAAGTGTTAATAGTTTGGATATATTGAGTCAAAAATGTTAATATGATTTTTGggctgtttttattgtgtgtgtgtgtggtgaagagAACAGAACCCAGTGCCTCTCACATGCAAGGCAAGTGTTCTGAGCAACACCCCTACCTTTCTTTTTCCACACAGGGCCTTACGTAGCAGAGGGTAGTCTTGAAcgatgatctttctgcctccacttccccagtcctggtgttacaggtgtgtgttactaTGCCCAGGaattactttttgtttgtctgtttacttTTCATGACAGGGGTTCTCTGTTATATAGCTGTGGCTATTCTGAAACtcacacgaactcacagagatctgccacctgcctcttcctccagaacactgggccaccatgcccagctgactttttttttttttttttttttggtttttcgagactgggtttgtctttgtagttttggtgtctgtcctggatctcactctgtagacgaggctggcctcgaactcacagagatacacctggctctgcctccgaatgccgcccggctctttttttttttttttttttttttttttttttaatctttcattgtGACTGCTAGAAGCGGCTTGCATTATACTTCAGTAGGACAGCTCTAGGTGTTTGAGATAACTTTTGTCTCTgctatttttgtgtatgtattagaGCGTAGGCGGTCCCGGTCCACATCACGGGATCGAGAAAGAAGGCGCCGAGAAAGGTCCAGGTCTCGGGAGAGGGATCGCAGAAGGAGCCGCTCAAGATCCCCACACCGAAGACGCTCCAGGTGAGTGTAGAGAAAAAACCAGAAGCTTGACTACAAAGCTGcagaaaataaaaaggcagagTTTAATCACACATTATCCTGAAGCTAGCAGTACTCCTGGCAAATGGTTTAATTATACTGCATAAGAAAGTAGTCTTTAAAAGATGTTATCTTACTTTTATTCcctatgtatgggtattttgccttcattgtatgtctgtgtacgaTACATCTGATTCCCTGAAAcaagttccagacagttgtgagctgtgggGTGGGTGCTAGAAGCCAgtctcctctggaagagcagctagggttcttaaccactgagccttctctccagcccaagacagTTGTCTTGGAAGAACAATGAGGAAACCACTTAGCATGGTGCTTGGTAGAGTAAGAAATTTAAGTGTGTAATCAAGAACAGGTGACCTTAGCAGGGTGGTAGAAATGGACTCTTCCAAAACATCAGCAGTTGTTTAGGAGGACTTGTGTAATTGTTAgaaacttaattttttatttatttatttatttatttatttatttatttatttatttatttttggttttttgagacagggtttctctgtgtagctttgcgcctttcctggaactcacttggtagcccaggctggccttgaactcacagagatccgcctggctctgcctcccgagtgctgggattaaaggcgtgcgccaccaccgcccggctgaaactTAAATTTTGTTATTACATTTGAAGGGGGTGTGGAGTGGGCATGTGGACATCAGGACAATTGGGAAGTCACTTTCTGGCTTCCACTACATGGGTCCTTGGAATGAACTCAGGTCGGCAAGCACCTTCATCTCCAAAACCATCTCACGAGTCCTATTACAAACTTTCTTAAAGATACttccaatttgtgtgtgtgtgtgtgtgtgtgtgtgtgtgtgtgtgttgtgagagagagcaagggagcatatacacacacctgcatgcgtTTTACGTGTGCCAATTGCATGCCTgtaggtgcccatggaagccagagggtgctggatcccagGAACTGCAGGTGActggaaccgaacctgggtcccctgcaaagccagtacttgctcttaaccactgatccatctctggCCTCCTCTTAGAATTTTGAGGGTAGATTTTTCTGTCTCCCAAAACTTTTTAAACCTTAGTTGTACTGGTAACTGGTgaataaagtgtttctttcagcCGTCAGAGCCAAATGGACTCTGGTCTCTGGTCTGGCTTTGTCCAGCCTCCACTTGTCAGGGGCTCATGAGTAACTGTGCAGATCAACAGAATTGCCTAGTATGTGTTTCTAACAGcttttaaatgataaatattaGGTCTCCAAGGCGACATAGATCCacatctccttccccttctcgACTGAAGGAACgaagagatgaagagaagaaggaacctaaagaaggaaagagTAAAGAACGTCAGATCACTGGTAATATTACTAGATGAGCAGACTTGTTGAGATAATTTCAGTCCTATTCAGAGTGTAAATTtggcacacctctaatcccagcactcagagggcagaggcaggtggatctctgagtttgaggccagcctggtctacaaaatgagatccaggacaggcaaggctacacagagaaaccctgtctcaaaaaaacaaacaaagtgtaATTTTGAGCATGTAAATATTAACCTTTTATAGGGTTCATTTTgaggtttaattttaattatacattagtGAATTTCCAGTATGTGTTGGTTCTGATTTaggaaaggtatttttaaaaacatgaaaaaattctATCTGGGGAATATCTTCCAAACTTGATGGTGTTGTATCTGATGTTAAAGGCTCTGTGGAGAGCACATGATGGATATTCTGGCATGTCAAAGTTAATAGGAATTTTTCTTGATAGGTTCACCTTTTATTTAGTCACTGCTGCTGAGGTGACATGTCTGCACATCTGTTGCTACTTTTTCATTTGTGCAGATGAACATCTCTGTGCATCCACACATATAATGATAGGACTTCaaaaactcatttatttttgcAGAGGAAGATCTGGAGGGtaagacagaggaagaaatagaaatgatgaaattaaTGGGATTTGCCTCTTTTGACTCCACAAAAGTAAGTAAAAGATGGAACCAGTTACATGTTCCGGGTTGTTTGTCCCTTACACCTGTCCTGGTTTTCCATATTCTTTGCTGTCACTAATAACTTCTTCCACAGGCACGACTTAGCTTCTTGTAGACGGATTTTGAGGGGCTTtaaacatacacagagaaagtGCTAAGCTACTTTATATTCTGGGACTCTCCAGTCCAAAGGACGTCGATTTTCAAAGGCAGGTAGTGGTGAGGCAGACAAGGAGCAAATTTAAAGCAGAGTGCTGTTCAGTAAGTATGAGGATACAGGGTGCATGGTGGAGACTTCCCCTGTGTGCAGTGCGGTGTAGTGACCAGTCAATGCTAAGGACTGCCTGGGGCTCTAGGGCAGACTTTTTTCCCTTCACCATGTTAAGGGATTCGAATCTGTAGATGTTTTAGAGCAAGGAAGAGTTTTGCTCTTTTTCAgaagggtttcactatgtagcacaggctggccttattgaaatcctcctgccttagtcatatgagtgctaggattaagaaGCAAGGAtttggggttggagaaatggctcagcagttaagagcactggctgttcttccgaggtcctgagttcaattcccagcaaccacatggtggctcacaaccatccgtaatgagatctggtgccctcttctggcctgcaagcattcatgtaggcagaacactatgtacataataaataaatcaatctttaaaaaaaaa belongs to Peromyscus eremicus chromosome 3, PerEre_H2_v1, whole genome shotgun sequence and includes:
- the Snrnp27 gene encoding U4/U6.U5 small nuclear ribonucleoprotein 27 kDa protein, with product MGRSRSRSPRRERRRSRSTSRDRERRRRERSRSRERDRRRSRSRSPHRRRSRSPRRHRSTSPSPSRLKERRDEEKKEPKEGKSKERQITEEDLEGKTEEEIEMMKLMGFASFDSTKGKKVDGSVNAYAINVSQKRKYRQYMNRKGGFNRPLDFIA